The Deinococcus radiotolerans genome has a window encoding:
- a CDS encoding phospholipase D-like domain-containing protein: protein MTWVARLLVTALLFLSSTSAQDTVRELRVGQLTLLRGALPPPNAAALDGLDTAPACPRPDAPLDRVLYDQLLGAGAALSCGNRFEGLQHFPGDDTHPFAPYEALGQQILAAKRDVLIANMVWDGGPDAPGFRLAQTLSELRRQVQAHPERYPQGLTVRVLLGNSVRFDAPLDPTANAFNAARDLLSAGLPLTGAPEAGWRLDLANYRYAVPHSHMKLIVIDGQEVITGGFNISALHLPAAVPGGSAVHDVALSVRGPVARHAAAAFRDAWSSSRALRCTAEAAAATARQDCHLVDEAAPDPLIWWGPPAPAGEARVYGLYRRSGYGSGDAALTALFGAAQTRIDLLQSQVSGDLACDLSLTAPGGCPLDTRGLPVWQAIVSAIRERHVHVRLVLDRAPVLQTEALTLLGSLQAELRPLGLDGYLEARWSAHRLHTKAAVVDGAMTVVGSTNLHFSSFGPGGLTEYDLATSDPAAITAVQATFEDEWRQAQPVTLPWWLRSFP from the coding sequence GTGACGTGGGTGGCGCGGCTGCTCGTCACGGCCCTGCTCTTTCTGAGCTCAACCTCGGCTCAGGACACCGTCCGCGAGTTGCGGGTAGGCCAGCTGACGCTCCTGCGGGGCGCCTTACCGCCACCCAACGCCGCTGCCCTGGATGGGCTGGACACGGCGCCCGCGTGTCCCCGGCCGGACGCGCCGCTGGACCGGGTGTTGTACGACCAGCTGCTGGGCGCCGGCGCCGCCCTGAGCTGCGGTAACCGCTTCGAAGGTCTCCAGCATTTTCCCGGCGACGACACGCACCCGTTTGCACCCTACGAGGCGCTCGGGCAGCAGATCCTGGCCGCAAAGCGGGACGTCCTCATCGCCAACATGGTCTGGGACGGCGGCCCGGACGCACCCGGGTTCCGCCTGGCGCAGACCCTGTCGGAGCTGCGCCGGCAGGTGCAGGCGCATCCGGAACGGTACCCGCAGGGCCTGACCGTGCGGGTACTGCTGGGCAACAGCGTCCGCTTCGACGCGCCGCTGGATCCCACCGCCAACGCCTTCAACGCCGCCCGGGACCTGCTGTCGGCTGGCCTGCCCCTCACCGGCGCGCCCGAGGCGGGCTGGCGGCTGGACCTCGCCAACTACCGCTACGCCGTTCCCCACAGTCACATGAAACTGATCGTGATTGACGGGCAGGAGGTCATCACCGGCGGCTTCAACATCAGCGCCCTGCATCTGCCTGCGGCCGTGCCGGGCGGCTCGGCCGTGCATGACGTGGCGCTGTCGGTCCGGGGGCCGGTCGCGCGGCACGCTGCGGCGGCCTTCCGGGACGCCTGGTCCAGCAGCCGCGCGCTGCGCTGCACGGCAGAGGCAGCGGCGGCGACCGCGCGCCAGGATTGCCACTTGGTGGACGAGGCGGCGCCCGACCCACTGATCTGGTGGGGCCCGCCGGCACCGGCGGGCGAGGCGCGGGTGTATGGGCTGTACCGCCGCAGTGGGTACGGATCGGGTGACGCCGCGCTGACCGCGCTGTTCGGCGCGGCTCAGACCCGCATCGACCTGCTGCAGTCGCAGGTGAGTGGCGACCTGGCCTGCGACCTGAGCCTCACGGCCCCAGGCGGCTGTCCCCTGGACACGCGCGGCCTCCCGGTCTGGCAGGCGATCGTCTCGGCCATCCGCGAGCGGCACGTGCACGTGCGGCTGGTGCTGGACCGCGCGCCGGTCCTGCAGACCGAGGCGCTGACCCTGCTGGGCAGCCTGCAGGCCGAACTGCGCCCCCTCGGTCTGGACGGGTATCTGGAGGCCCGCTGGTCCGCGCACCGCCTGCACACCAAGGCGGCGGTGGTGGACGGCGCCATGACCGTGGTCGGCAGCACGAACCTGCACTTCTCGTCGTTCGGACCGGGCGGCCTGACCGAGTACGACCTGGCGACCAGCGACCCGGCGGCCATCACGGCGGTGCAGGCCACCTTCGAGGACGAGTGGCGGCAGGCGCAGCCCGTCACGCTGCCCTGGTGGCTACGGTCATTCCCCTGA